The Thaumasiovibrio subtropicus genome window below encodes:
- a CDS encoding DUF3179 domain-containing protein, with protein sequence MTRLNRRWIAVNFALIVTTQILSLLASVSAAQLNGFSLDTTSIPRNEILRGGPPRDGIPALLSPNFIEKTAEQAPLKPDDVVLGLFLNGIAKAYPINIMNWHEIVNDEFEGKPVMISYCPLCGSGVAFERAIAKNEASATPALSFGVSGLLYNSDMLMYDHQTESLWSQIKGEAISGKHLGMRLQQLPMQMMRWKHWYARHPNTLVLSTQTGFSRNYDVNPYAGYESHERLYFPVSETVPDRYHAKAWVYGLTLENQSLAIPLSTLKSKQETEFSYTLDDQIIDFIWQPESESLLAYDQQGHPLPLTPLYWFAWYTFYPATLVYE encoded by the coding sequence ATGACTCGACTAAACAGACGTTGGATAGCCGTCAACTTTGCGTTGATTGTTACCACCCAGATACTCAGCCTGCTCGCTTCCGTAAGTGCCGCGCAGCTCAATGGCTTTTCGCTCGACACAACCAGTATCCCGAGGAATGAAATCCTCAGAGGCGGCCCACCAAGAGATGGTATACCTGCCCTACTCTCCCCCAATTTCATTGAGAAAACAGCAGAACAAGCACCGTTGAAGCCCGATGATGTGGTACTTGGCCTTTTTCTGAATGGCATCGCTAAAGCCTACCCCATCAATATCATGAACTGGCACGAGATCGTTAACGATGAGTTTGAAGGAAAGCCGGTGATGATTAGCTACTGCCCATTATGCGGAAGTGGTGTTGCTTTCGAACGTGCTATTGCCAAGAATGAAGCCTCCGCCACACCAGCACTCAGCTTTGGTGTCTCTGGGCTCCTCTATAACTCCGATATGTTGATGTACGACCATCAAACAGAATCTCTCTGGTCACAGATAAAAGGGGAAGCGATATCGGGAAAACACCTTGGGATGCGACTACAACAGCTCCCCATGCAGATGATGCGCTGGAAACATTGGTATGCCCGTCATCCAAATACACTTGTTCTCTCCACTCAAACAGGCTTTTCTCGCAATTACGATGTCAACCCCTATGCGGGTTACGAAAGCCATGAGCGTCTCTACTTCCCTGTATCCGAAACCGTCCCTGACCGATATCATGCCAAGGCGTGGGTCTATGGACTCACCCTCGAGAACCAGTCTTTAGCGATACCACTATCAACCCTCAAATCAAAACAAGAGACAGAGTTTAGTTATACCCTTGACGATCAAATTATTGACTTCATCTGGCAGCCTGAAAGTGAAAGCCTGCTCGCCTATGACCAACAAGGCCACCCACTGCCATTAACTCCACTCTATTGGTTTGCCTGGTATACCTTCTATCCCGCAACCCTAGTCTATGAATAA
- the hdfR gene encoding HTH-type transcriptional regulator HdfR, which produces MDTELLRTFIEVSKTRHFGKAAENLFLTQSAVSFRVKQLEEQLGNALFSRQRGNIHLTVAGERMLPYAEAILQTWGRARQDVALTKESNVQISIGAAPQLWQFDTLSNWISDVYQQVDGLAVRLESINRRDLYHKLLEKQIDIAITSEPPKSEEISSRNVQQYALVLVTCQSGLMMEEVKSLPLVYLDWGVKFAIDHTKLPALNRAPVLHTHSPKIALDFILANEGVGYLPEPVVQQALIEQRCFVVDDAPVIDQGIHLVWLDENPKVEQINAITHVDIGFNAKFG; this is translated from the coding sequence ATGGACACTGAGTTACTCCGAACATTTATAGAGGTTTCGAAAACACGCCATTTTGGCAAAGCGGCAGAAAACCTTTTTCTTACCCAGTCCGCGGTAAGCTTTCGCGTCAAACAGCTAGAAGAGCAATTAGGCAATGCACTTTTTTCGCGCCAAAGAGGGAATATTCACCTTACCGTCGCGGGAGAGCGCATGCTGCCCTATGCAGAAGCCATTCTTCAAACATGGGGGCGTGCTCGGCAGGATGTCGCCCTGACCAAAGAAAGTAATGTACAGATTTCGATAGGTGCCGCTCCTCAGCTTTGGCAATTTGATACATTGAGCAACTGGATCAGTGATGTATACCAACAAGTTGATGGTCTTGCGGTGCGCTTGGAGTCCATCAACCGGCGGGATCTGTACCATAAACTGCTGGAAAAACAGATTGATATCGCGATTACCAGCGAACCGCCGAAAAGCGAAGAGATCAGCTCACGAAATGTTCAGCAGTACGCTCTCGTATTAGTCACGTGTCAATCAGGGTTAATGATGGAAGAGGTAAAATCACTGCCATTGGTCTACCTCGATTGGGGGGTTAAATTTGCGATTGACCACACCAAGTTACCGGCATTAAACCGAGCACCTGTTTTGCACACCCACTCACCCAAAATAGCCTTAGACTTTATTCTCGCCAATGAAGGGGTTGGCTATTTACCTGAGCCAGTAGTGCAGCAAGCGCTCATTGAGCAACGGTGTTTTGTCGTTGATGACGCACCAGTCATTGACCAAGGCATACACCTTGTCTGGTTAGATGAAAACCCGAAAGTTGAACAAATCAACGCTATCACCCATGTTGACATTGGGTTTAACGCCAAATTTGGATAG
- a CDS encoding bifunctional metallophosphatase/5'-nucleotidase has protein sequence MFKKKELSQAIRLTMTVALGSTLLTACNSDSDTAPVKVAENYKLQLLHVADMDGSNSRVLDNAGNFARNLDALTKQYPENTLFVSSGDNYIPGSRYAASDDDVFANVAGVNVPGVGRGDIAMLNAMGVKASAVGNHDMDGGPEEFATIFGADNAYPGAQFPYLSANLDFSADANTAPHVTEAGQLVSEVANKLAASSIVEVNGQRIALIGATTPTQDVITSVGNVTVLPANNEIADLAAIIQQEVDAVVATGIDKVVLLAHMQNINVEKQLATLLKDVDIIVAGGSNTLLATTEDELWPGDTAADTYPILLKSASDQPVAVVNVEGDYKYLGRLIVEFDKDGVLVEDSIDSAVSGPVLSTQARADELGGEANADVEAVVTAMKDVLVASESVILGHSNVFLNGIRAHVRGQESNLGNLTADANLWYAQQHDANTVISIKNGGGIRAEIGQSYFPAGSTNPEDITYEQTAAFPAANKAQGDISKYDIQTALSFNNDLVLMDVTATELKAIIEHAIGEVDATDASGYGGGRFPQIGGMSFSFDATQAARAVDGTSGAVTVAGERVRSLTVGNDVVIADGAIQGDANRTFKLVTLGYIGRGGDGYPFPCAGTDCADNQVRLETAMTNDPALSDFSATGKEQDALAEYLKAVHPDAANAYNGSDDLISVTHTDTRIVPLH, from the coding sequence ATGTTTAAAAAGAAAGAACTCTCTCAGGCTATTCGCTTGACGATGACTGTTGCACTGGGTTCAACGTTACTGACTGCGTGTAACTCTGACAGTGACACTGCGCCTGTCAAGGTCGCTGAAAACTACAAACTGCAACTATTGCATGTCGCGGATATGGATGGTTCTAACTCGCGTGTGCTTGATAACGCTGGCAACTTTGCCCGTAACCTCGATGCTCTGACTAAACAGTATCCTGAAAACACACTTTTTGTCAGCTCGGGTGACAACTACATTCCGGGTTCTCGTTATGCAGCAAGTGACGATGATGTGTTTGCAAACGTTGCAGGTGTTAACGTACCGGGTGTCGGCCGTGGTGATATCGCCATGCTGAATGCCATGGGTGTGAAAGCATCAGCGGTTGGTAACCACGATATGGACGGTGGACCAGAAGAGTTCGCGACTATCTTTGGCGCAGACAATGCTTATCCGGGCGCGCAGTTCCCTTACTTGAGCGCGAACTTAGACTTTTCTGCTGACGCAAACACAGCTCCTCATGTCACTGAGGCGGGACAACTTGTGTCTGAAGTAGCAAACAAGTTGGCAGCGAGCAGCATTGTTGAAGTCAACGGTCAAAGAATTGCGCTGATTGGCGCGACGACACCCACGCAAGACGTTATCACCTCTGTGGGCAATGTGACTGTGCTTCCAGCTAACAATGAGATTGCCGATTTAGCGGCTATCATTCAGCAAGAAGTGGATGCTGTTGTCGCGACCGGCATTGATAAAGTTGTACTCCTTGCGCATATGCAGAATATTAATGTCGAAAAGCAACTTGCCACTTTGCTAAAAGATGTCGATATCATTGTTGCAGGTGGTTCAAATACCTTGCTAGCCACGACGGAAGATGAGTTGTGGCCCGGCGATACTGCTGCGGATACCTACCCAATCCTATTGAAGTCGGCAAGCGATCAACCTGTAGCGGTAGTGAACGTTGAGGGTGATTATAAGTACCTTGGCCGTTTGATTGTTGAGTTCGATAAAGACGGTGTATTAGTTGAAGATTCGATCGATAGCGCAGTGAGTGGACCAGTACTCAGCACACAGGCACGTGCAGACGAGTTAGGTGGTGAAGCGAATGCGGATGTTGAAGCGGTTGTCACTGCAATGAAGGATGTGTTGGTGGCGTCTGAGAGTGTGATTCTTGGCCATTCAAATGTGTTCTTGAACGGTATTCGCGCCCATGTCCGTGGTCAGGAATCAAACCTCGGTAACCTGACGGCGGATGCTAACCTTTGGTATGCGCAACAGCATGATGCAAACACGGTTATTTCGATTAAGAACGGTGGTGGTATTCGTGCCGAGATTGGTCAAAGCTACTTCCCTGCAGGGTCAACAAACCCAGAAGATATCACTTACGAGCAAACGGCCGCTTTCCCAGCTGCAAACAAAGCACAAGGTGACATCTCTAAATACGATATTCAAACCGCACTGTCATTTAATAATGATCTTGTCTTAATGGATGTGACTGCGACTGAGCTAAAAGCCATCATTGAACATGCGATTGGTGAAGTTGATGCAACCGATGCGTCTGGTTATGGTGGCGGCCGATTCCCACAAATCGGTGGTATGAGCTTTAGCTTTGACGCAACCCAAGCCGCACGCGCTGTTGATGGCACATCTGGCGCTGTCACGGTTGCGGGTGAGCGCGTTCGTTCGTTGACTGTCGGTAATGATGTTGTGATTGCTGACGGGGCAATTCAAGGTGATGCGAATCGCACCTTCAAACTTGTAACGCTAGGCTACATTGGACGTGGTGGTGATGGCTATCCATTCCCTTGTGCAGGCACTGACTGTGCGGACAACCAAGTGCGACTAGAAACAGCGATGACCAACGATCCGGCATTGTCTGACTTCTCTGCGACGGGTAAAGAGCAAGATGCGTTAGCTGAGTACCTGAAAGCGGTGCACCCTGATGCGGCAAATGCTTACAATGGCAGCGATGACCTCATCAGTGTTACGCACACGGATACACGAATCGTACCACTTCACTAA
- a CDS encoding ATP-binding protein encodes MTFNKKILLSLLAVLLLQAAVWWLTVVPKAMTILRQEVAARAMVQSRQIAELDTLRRAVSVGDVDAVKALVDGLYAVTDADFIVIGDKQGHRMAHPIAERIGEPIMGGDIEAALQSGEHYLSESVGSLGRSLRYISPIVDDDGRVVGMIKVGYLIDTLTEWKRVHWWPIFIIAISTVFFSSLFTLVISRWIRRGMQGLEPDQLVRMLDLKRVVLNATHEGVIAIDKQNCIVECNRNAAHWLELTTGNGTPFSVIGANVDDVIQSDGFCSARSRDISDAMAQFNGKTVIASRVHLGEPLGGCVVSFRLRDEISLLTQQLSQIRQHTESLRIMRHEYANKLTTIGGLIQMGNTDKALALIDLHSAGQQRLVDQLAVQCQLDMLSGLLIGKYHRAQEQQITFKVAEDSAVSSVPLGLSEEALCAVIGNLIDNSFTACAPNAGCVELFISDKGAEFVISVTDNGIGIAADEVNHVFQMGVSSKSEQGHGIGLYLVKRYVEEAGGYIEVDSEPGMTNITIYIAALKERVQC; translated from the coding sequence GTGACATTTAATAAAAAAATTCTGTTGAGCCTGTTGGCGGTATTGTTGCTGCAAGCCGCTGTCTGGTGGCTCACCGTTGTGCCGAAAGCAATGACGATTCTACGACAAGAGGTGGCCGCGCGTGCCATGGTGCAATCAAGACAAATTGCAGAGCTTGATACGCTCCGGCGCGCTGTCTCAGTGGGGGATGTAGACGCGGTAAAAGCGTTGGTGGACGGCCTTTATGCCGTGACGGATGCTGACTTCATTGTCATTGGCGATAAGCAAGGCCACCGCATGGCACACCCGATTGCTGAGAGAATCGGCGAGCCGATTATGGGTGGAGATATCGAGGCGGCGTTGCAGTCTGGGGAACATTACTTGTCGGAAAGTGTGGGCTCTTTAGGGCGCTCTTTGCGTTACATTTCTCCCATTGTTGATGACGATGGCCGTGTGGTTGGGATGATCAAGGTCGGGTATCTCATTGACACGCTCACTGAGTGGAAGCGGGTACATTGGTGGCCAATCTTCATTATCGCCATCTCTACGGTCTTTTTCTCTAGCTTATTTACACTTGTCATCTCGCGTTGGATCCGCCGTGGTATGCAAGGGTTGGAACCCGATCAATTAGTGCGCATGCTCGATTTAAAACGTGTTGTATTAAATGCGACTCATGAGGGGGTTATTGCGATAGACAAGCAAAATTGTATCGTCGAATGCAACCGGAATGCCGCGCATTGGTTGGAACTGACCACAGGCAATGGCACGCCTTTTTCAGTGATTGGAGCCAACGTGGATGATGTTATCCAATCAGATGGGTTTTGTAGTGCGAGAAGTCGCGACATCTCTGATGCGATGGCGCAATTCAATGGTAAAACCGTGATCGCAAGCCGTGTGCATCTCGGCGAACCACTAGGGGGCTGTGTGGTGAGTTTCCGGCTCCGTGATGAAATCAGTTTGTTGACTCAGCAATTGAGTCAAATACGCCAACATACGGAGAGCCTCAGGATCATGCGCCATGAGTATGCTAATAAACTCACCACCATAGGTGGGCTTATCCAAATGGGGAACACCGACAAGGCGTTGGCACTGATCGATCTCCATTCTGCCGGGCAGCAGCGTCTTGTCGACCAGCTCGCCGTACAATGTCAATTGGATATGCTATCGGGACTACTGATCGGTAAATACCACCGCGCGCAAGAGCAGCAAATTACGTTTAAAGTTGCAGAAGATAGCGCAGTGAGTAGCGTGCCGCTCGGGCTATCTGAAGAGGCGTTGTGTGCGGTAATAGGTAACCTGATTGATAACAGTTTTACGGCATGCGCCCCTAATGCAGGTTGTGTTGAGCTCTTTATTAGCGATAAGGGGGCTGAGTTTGTTATCTCGGTGACGGATAATGGCATAGGGATCGCAGCTGATGAAGTCAATCACGTTTTCCAGATGGGGGTCAGCAGCAAATCTGAGCAAGGACACGGCATTGGTCTCTATTTGGTGAAGCGGTATGTCGAAGAAGCAGGGGGATACATTGAAGTTGATTCTGAGCCGGGTATGACGAATATAACCATCTATATCGCAGCCCTGAAGGAGAGAGTGCAATGTTGA
- a CDS encoding response regulator has protein sequence MLNVMIVEDDNEIADLHSQLIHRLCEFRVVGIAGSVQQANVLFDTLVPDLVLLDHYLPDGNGLELLRHWRNQGAAAQVIYLSAANEMAVIREALNLGVFDYLIKPINYHRFQETLSRFADFDKQLLEESSLDQQSLDRLLSRRQKSALKRNKANNHVDPYTMDQVMACFRFVTEEHSAASLSEKTGISKTTARRYLDHAVREGLLTAYLQHGSVGRPIRTYHRLVK, from the coding sequence ATGTTGAATGTGATGATTGTCGAAGATGATAACGAGATTGCCGATCTGCACAGCCAATTGATTCACCGTCTCTGTGAGTTTCGTGTGGTCGGTATTGCAGGCTCAGTGCAGCAAGCAAACGTGCTATTCGATACGCTTGTCCCCGATTTGGTGTTGCTTGATCACTACTTGCCCGATGGAAATGGACTCGAATTACTTCGCCACTGGCGAAATCAAGGTGCGGCTGCTCAGGTGATTTATCTGTCAGCGGCTAATGAGATGGCGGTGATCCGAGAAGCCCTTAACTTAGGGGTGTTTGATTACCTCATCAAACCGATCAATTATCACCGCTTTCAAGAAACACTGTCGCGTTTTGCCGATTTTGATAAGCAGCTCTTAGAAGAGTCATCTTTAGATCAGCAATCCCTCGATAGGCTGTTAAGTCGCCGACAAAAAAGCGCGCTGAAACGTAATAAAGCGAATAACCATGTCGACCCTTACACGATGGACCAAGTGATGGCCTGTTTTCGCTTTGTGACAGAAGAACACAGTGCGGCGTCGTTATCAGAGAAAACAGGAATCAGTAAAACCACCGCGCGCCGTTATTTAGACCACGCCGTGCGAGAAGGTTTGCTGACCGCGTATTTGCAGCATGGAAGTGTTGGAAGGCCGATTCGTACTTATCATCGCTTGGTTAAGTGA
- a CDS encoding flavohemoglobin expression-modulating QEGLA motif protein, translating into MKTMFSTANMLSAIERGECFNGTSESGHFSLRINSYAPCIAVVEEASLSFSEHEDSASSLTEMVASLPIVFTLHGTKETRDGALATIAQAVWLKLKAQFQTIPVYVLSSTPHCDSEVANYHIGTQYLDKRRAKKSLSHLKTQLSAIKLPNLDTLVSASNVGALYEADDWLKSLESAVIFCLHLPCVYRDANTGTIFPIVKEAFEMGLRSVLSSHSAELVSPQAMRRKTSYNKLLSEGLPPGLIAVDLALFRLAKGVNTLSYINPINVKAEKRRFLAKPWCYSPVFKYRQLDLDPYAFREKLYRLPLERIEDPAIRALYRRTIDQLAVRIDLLSQIGTEDFLYNSLRYYGQPSEVDINNARFILHSHSEQSDDSLVMFDAKQAIDKFKTYCDFHHLKCQVAANDKLVAKALVGGERLKVNRRQQFSALDIRSLQAHELGVHMLTTLNAKQQPLRIFQLGLPGNTHTQEGLAILAEYLSDSCSIERLKVLALRVIAVNMMVNGHRFAETYQCLHEEHGASPDNAFTVTTRAYRGGGFTKDYLYLNGVKEAFQRYQTEDLASLFVGKTAFEYKPVIDELLQRQIVMPPHIAPWVLSPPEHEDPIVRFLLRSLK; encoded by the coding sequence ATGAAAACGATGTTTAGTACAGCCAACATGTTGAGCGCAATTGAGCGTGGAGAATGTTTCAATGGCACATCAGAATCCGGCCATTTCTCTTTGCGGATCAACAGCTATGCGCCCTGTATTGCAGTGGTCGAAGAGGCGTCGCTGTCGTTCTCTGAACACGAAGATAGCGCGAGTTCCTTAACCGAAATGGTAGCTTCTTTACCGATTGTTTTTACTTTGCACGGCACCAAAGAAACACGTGATGGGGCACTTGCCACAATTGCTCAGGCGGTATGGTTGAAACTGAAAGCGCAATTTCAGACGATACCTGTCTACGTATTGTCTTCGACGCCTCATTGTGACAGTGAAGTCGCTAATTATCATATTGGAACCCAGTATTTGGATAAGCGACGGGCAAAAAAATCGTTGAGTCACCTGAAGACGCAATTGAGCGCGATCAAGCTGCCAAACCTCGATACTTTGGTGAGTGCATCAAACGTCGGTGCACTTTATGAGGCGGATGATTGGCTGAAGAGCTTGGAAAGTGCGGTCATTTTTTGCTTACATTTGCCATGTGTCTACCGTGACGCCAATACGGGGACCATCTTTCCTATTGTGAAAGAGGCCTTTGAGATGGGCTTGCGTTCTGTTCTTAGCTCCCACTCAGCCGAGCTTGTTTCTCCGCAGGCGATGCGCCGTAAAACAAGCTACAACAAGTTGTTATCGGAAGGCCTTCCGCCAGGATTGATCGCGGTCGATCTTGCCCTGTTTCGTCTTGCTAAAGGGGTAAACACGCTTTCTTATATCAACCCAATCAATGTAAAAGCTGAAAAGCGCCGTTTCCTCGCTAAACCTTGGTGTTACTCGCCAGTGTTCAAGTATCGTCAACTCGATCTTGATCCCTACGCATTTCGAGAAAAGTTGTATCGATTACCTTTGGAGCGCATTGAAGACCCTGCCATTAGAGCATTATACCGGCGTACCATTGATCAACTCGCTGTCAGAATAGATCTTCTAAGTCAAATTGGGACCGAAGACTTTCTTTACAACTCACTGCGTTACTATGGGCAGCCTTCGGAAGTTGATATTAACAATGCACGTTTCATCTTGCACAGTCATTCGGAGCAAAGCGATGATTCGTTGGTGATGTTTGATGCCAAACAAGCTATCGACAAGTTTAAGACTTATTGTGACTTTCATCATTTGAAATGCCAAGTGGCGGCGAATGACAAACTCGTCGCGAAAGCGCTAGTCGGTGGGGAACGTTTAAAAGTGAATCGGCGCCAACAGTTTAGCGCTCTGGATATCCGCAGCTTGCAAGCCCATGAACTGGGTGTACACATGCTAACAACCCTCAATGCCAAGCAACAGCCTTTACGTATTTTTCAACTAGGGCTACCCGGCAATACGCACACGCAAGAAGGGCTGGCGATACTGGCAGAGTACTTGTCTGATAGCTGTTCTATTGAAAGATTAAAAGTACTCGCGTTGCGCGTGATTGCGGTGAACATGATGGTAAATGGTCATCGTTTTGCTGAAACTTATCAGTGCTTACATGAAGAGCATGGTGCGAGTCCCGATAACGCATTTACGGTGACAACCCGAGCTTATCGCGGTGGTGGGTTTACTAAGGACTACTTGTACCTTAATGGTGTGAAGGAAGCGTTTCAGCGTTACCAAACCGAGGATCTGGCCAGTCTGTTTGTCGGAAAAACGGCTTTTGAGTATAAGCCCGTCATTGATGAGCTGCTTCAACGTCAGATTGTGATGCCTCCCCATATTGCGCCATGGGTACTTTCGCCTCCGGAGCATGAAGATCCGATTGTCCGTTTTTTGTTACGTTCGCTGAAATAG
- a CDS encoding anion permease, which produces MQWLQTANARLGLLVLFSTLVWFMPIPDGLSVEAWQMMTIFIATVLGLIIAPLPLGAMALIGLTATTLTGLLPIKTALSGFSHPTIWMIAAAFFISRGFIQTGFGRRVGYLFISKLGHSSLGLAYGLVLTDLLFAPATPSTTARCGGIISPLFRSVAEAYDSSPEKGTENKIGAFLVQCIFQCNAITCAMFLTSMAGNPLAANFAAEQGVEITWGSWALAAIVPGLLCLALIPLVMYKVFPPELKRTPEMRQLAQDELKKMGKMTQSEWMIAATFIGMVTLWVLGPTLSLHATVTALAGLVFLLVTRTIQWDDVLKEKEAWHTIVWFAVLVMMAGQLNKLGFISWFGDAVGASMAGYGWVTTLAILLLVYFYSHYLMASAMAHISAMYSAFLAIAIGAGAPPLLAAVVLGMFSNLYMSTTHYSSGPAPILFGAGYMSLKQWWKIGFIFTLIVIPVFMIVGGAWWKLIGLW; this is translated from the coding sequence ATGCAATGGCTGCAAACTGCGAACGCACGCTTGGGTCTCTTGGTGTTGTTCAGCACCTTGGTTTGGTTTATGCCGATACCCGATGGCCTCTCGGTCGAGGCTTGGCAAATGATGACAATATTTATCGCGACGGTATTGGGACTGATCATTGCCCCACTGCCATTGGGCGCAATGGCCCTGATCGGTTTAACGGCCACAACCTTAACCGGGTTGCTGCCAATTAAAACCGCCCTCTCGGGATTTTCGCACCCGACAATCTGGATGATTGCTGCTGCGTTTTTCATATCGCGCGGGTTTATTCAAACCGGCTTTGGACGCCGAGTCGGGTATCTTTTTATCAGCAAATTAGGTCATAGCTCACTCGGTTTAGCCTATGGACTGGTGCTCACCGACCTCCTCTTTGCGCCCGCGACACCGAGCACCACGGCACGTTGTGGTGGGATCATTTCCCCCCTCTTTCGCTCGGTCGCCGAGGCCTATGACTCGTCTCCAGAGAAAGGGACAGAGAACAAAATTGGTGCCTTCCTCGTCCAATGTATTTTCCAATGTAATGCCATCACTTGTGCCATGTTCCTAACCTCGATGGCAGGTAACCCGTTAGCAGCCAACTTTGCCGCAGAGCAAGGAGTGGAAATTACGTGGGGCAGTTGGGCACTCGCGGCCATCGTTCCTGGCCTGCTTTGCCTCGCACTTATCCCTCTAGTGATGTACAAGGTTTTTCCACCAGAGTTAAAGCGCACACCTGAGATGCGTCAGCTTGCGCAAGATGAGCTCAAAAAAATGGGTAAGATGACCCAAAGCGAGTGGATGATTGCCGCCACCTTTATCGGCATGGTGACACTCTGGGTGCTTGGCCCAACGCTTTCACTGCACGCCACTGTCACTGCACTAGCCGGGCTAGTGTTCTTACTCGTAACACGTACCATTCAATGGGATGACGTATTAAAAGAGAAAGAAGCGTGGCATACCATTGTCTGGTTTGCGGTGTTAGTCATGATGGCAGGTCAACTCAACAAGCTGGGTTTTATCAGCTGGTTTGGTGATGCGGTGGGCGCTTCAATGGCAGGATATGGCTGGGTGACGACACTTGCCATACTGTTACTGGTCTATTTTTACAGCCACTACTTAATGGCCAGTGCGATGGCACACATCAGCGCGATGTACTCCGCATTTTTGGCCATTGCTATCGGTGCAGGCGCCCCACCCTTGCTGGCAGCGGTAGTACTCGGGATGTTCAGTAACCTGTATATGTCGACCACACACTATTCATCAGGGCCTGCGCCTATCCTGTTCGGCGCTGGCTATATGTCTTTGAAGCAGTGGTGGAAGATAGGCTTTATCTTTACCTTAATCGTCATCCCGGTCTTTATGATTGTCGGTGGCGCATGGTGGAAATTGATCGGCTTATGGTAG
- a CDS encoding outer membrane beta-barrel protein, giving the protein MTLFSAVNAAEHSHEHQHEYQPEYKHRIGLGKSSSEIDGHDYGDGFKFTYGYDFNQIFGFFVSAEKNDDISVSDSTGSWESDGTTWKLGTDIGYTFEFDKLSVKPYGAVGFFSYDETGEICLHSRYGYGCIPTEYDDSGVYYGLGLRLNYDRVYIEVQKDFLEVENYDLDQLSFSLGYRF; this is encoded by the coding sequence ATGACACTTTTTTCTGCTGTCAACGCGGCAGAGCATAGTCACGAACATCAACATGAATACCAGCCAGAATATAAGCACAGAATTGGTCTTGGTAAATCGTCTTCTGAAATCGATGGCCATGATTATGGTGATGGATTTAAGTTTACCTATGGCTACGACTTTAACCAAATTTTTGGCTTTTTTGTCTCTGCAGAAAAGAATGATGATATTAGTGTTTCTGATTCTACTGGTTCTTGGGAGTCGGATGGTACGACATGGAAACTAGGCACCGATATCGGCTACACCTTTGAGTTTGATAAACTGTCAGTGAAGCCATACGGTGCAGTGGGCTTCTTCTCTTATGATGAGACGGGCGAAATTTGTCTACATAGTCGCTATGGTTACGGCTGTATTCCAACTGAGTACGATGATTCAGGTGTGTACTACGGTTTAGGCCTGCGATTAAATTACGACCGAGTTTATATCGAGGTTCAGAAAGACTTCCTTGAAGTGGAAAACTATGATTTAGACCAACTATCATTTAGTCTAGGTTATCGATTCTAA
- a CDS encoding porin family protein — translation MKLNLLIMPTLLGALSFNALASIGVEDFSIFKHRVGLGYSITEVDSGDYGSGLKLEYGYDFNQYVGLFISAEMNEDADVNESLDKATNIKVGTDIGYTFEWDKFSLKPYGTVGFYSYDESTKSCDNCFDTTYDDDGVYFGVGVRFHYDRFYVDLKRDHFSTDYEDANQMSATFGYRF, via the coding sequence ATGAAACTTAACTTACTTATTATGCCTACCTTGTTAGGCGCATTATCTTTTAACGCTCTTGCTTCGATTGGAGTGGAAGATTTTAGTATTTTCAAACACCGAGTAGGTCTAGGTTATAGCATCACTGAAGTGGACAGTGGTGATTACGGCTCAGGGCTGAAATTAGAGTACGGCTATGACTTTAATCAGTATGTCGGTCTATTTATTTCTGCTGAAATGAATGAAGATGCTGATGTGAATGAATCACTTGATAAAGCGACGAATATAAAAGTCGGTACTGATATCGGTTATACATTCGAGTGGGATAAATTCTCTTTAAAGCCCTATGGGACAGTCGGGTTCTATTCTTACGATGAGAGCACGAAAAGCTGTGATAATTGTTTTGACACAACGTATGACGATGATGGGGTCTATTTTGGCGTCGGCGTACGTTTTCACTATGACCGTTTTTATGTCGATCTAAAGCGCGACCACTTTTCGACCGATTATGAAGATGCGAACCAAATGAGTGCGACTTTCGGTTACCGCTTCTGA